A part of Tardiphaga sp. vice304 genomic DNA contains:
- a CDS encoding sulfite exporter TauE/SafE family protein, which translates to MTDLLLSLGTLGPLLTPRLIALSVAAVFFSAILRGFTGFGFALAAVPLLGMFMSPTQAVPIAIGLQLMGSLLDFRHATKTCHWPSLRWMMLGAALGSPIGALVLSQVPAPVARLVISAITLLAVLALGRGFALPAMPGRAVTAITGFVAGLFNGLAAMPGPPAVAYYMSAPVPRATVRASLMVFFLLTSVAAMISGLAIGLITVQTFALSLLGLPVMWIGTRIGHLAFIRSNDAMHRRVSIVSLGVIALVSAAKGISELL; encoded by the coding sequence ATGACTGATTTGCTGCTTTCGCTCGGTACGCTGGGCCCATTGCTGACCCCGCGCCTGATCGCTCTGTCGGTCGCCGCGGTGTTTTTCTCGGCTATCCTGCGCGGTTTCACGGGCTTTGGCTTCGCGCTGGCGGCGGTGCCGCTGCTCGGCATGTTCATGTCGCCGACGCAGGCGGTGCCGATCGCCATCGGGCTGCAACTGATGGGCAGCCTGCTCGATTTCCGCCACGCGACAAAAACCTGCCACTGGCCGTCGCTGCGCTGGATGATGCTGGGCGCGGCTCTCGGCTCGCCGATCGGCGCGCTGGTGCTGAGCCAGGTGCCCGCCCCGGTGGCGCGGCTGGTCATCAGCGCGATCACGCTGCTCGCGGTGCTGGCGCTCGGCCGCGGCTTTGCCCTGCCGGCGATGCCCGGCCGGGCGGTGACGGCGATCACCGGCTTTGTCGCCGGCCTCTTCAACGGTCTTGCCGCGATGCCGGGCCCGCCGGCGGTGGCATATTACATGTCGGCACCGGTCCCGCGCGCCACCGTGCGCGCCTCGCTGATGGTGTTCTTCCTGCTGACCTCGGTCGCCGCGATGATTTCGGGACTCGCCATCGGCCTGATCACGGTCCAGACCTTCGCCCTGTCGCTGCTTGGCCTGCCGGTGATGTGGATCGGCACAAGGATCGGCCACCTCGCTTTCATTCGCAGCAATGACGCGATGCACCGCCGCGTCTCTATCGTCAGCCTCGGCGTGATCGCTTTGGTGAGCGCCGCCAAGGGCATCAGCGAGCTGTTGTAG
- a CDS encoding nuclear transport factor 2 family protein — protein MSDLQSRREALLVRLFEAFNKHDAPGVMECMTDDVVFDTAAGPEMFGRRITGTADVQAAFEAVWGAMPDVSWTCTAHSVFGDRGLSEWIFRGTAANGTRIEAEGCDLFTFSGDKLSRKSAFRKDRPVLPSEVATP, from the coding sequence ATGTCCGATCTGCAGAGCCGGCGCGAAGCGCTGCTCGTCCGCCTGTTCGAAGCCTTCAACAAGCACGACGCTCCGGGTGTCATGGAATGCATGACCGACGACGTGGTGTTCGACACCGCCGCAGGTCCCGAAATGTTCGGCCGTCGCATCACGGGCACCGCGGACGTCCAGGCGGCGTTCGAGGCGGTGTGGGGCGCGATGCCCGATGTCAGCTGGACCTGCACGGCGCATTCGGTGTTCGGCGACCGCGGCCTGTCGGAATGGATCTTTCGCGGGACCGCCGCCAATGGCACCCGCATCGAGGCCGAAGGCTGCGATCTCTTCACCTTCAGCGGCGACAAGCTCTCGCGCAAGAGCGCCTTCCGCAAGGATCGGCCGGTGCTGCCCTCTGAGGTAGCGACGCCATGA
- a CDS encoding amidohydrolase, translated as MHADTVIFSARRIVTMNPSRPQATHVAVREGRVVAVGSLAEVGGHGATVDERFKDKVLLPGFVEGHSHIMEGMMWNLPYVGAGDRRSPEGKLVKGLPDIEAIVARLQQAEAEMTDPDAPLFAWGFDPLHIGSHSLTRQDLDRVSTTRLIMVVHASFHISNVNSLVLEKAELNRTTNISGVVIGSDGEPSGEVQGIAARFRVFRVMGVNPLSGNLTIDDVNRYASSACVQGVTTITDLHNDLAEQTVEVYRAASRREDFSVRLVPALASVSHTPEQGIEKLAALKLTNNDKLHYGIVKLVVDGSIQGFTARLRWPGYHNGAPNGLWYIAPEELPVIVEAYHRAGVQLHIHTNGDEATEVALDAVEAAQIAAPQPDHRHTLQHCQMADAAQFRRMKALGLCVNLFANHLYYWGDSHYDLTMGPERAHRLDATGTAERVGVPYAIHSDAPVTPLSPLFTAWCAVNRISSGGRELGKATEALTVQQALAAVTIGAAYTLKMDHLVGSIETGKYADFAVLDEDPFEVAPDAIRDIAVWGTVVGGRVREAPRA; from the coding sequence GTGCACGCGGATACAGTGATCTTTTCGGCCCGCAGAATCGTGACGATGAATCCGTCGCGCCCGCAGGCGACGCATGTTGCAGTGCGTGAGGGGCGCGTCGTTGCGGTCGGCAGCCTCGCGGAAGTCGGCGGCCATGGCGCCACCGTCGATGAGCGCTTCAAGGACAAGGTGCTGCTGCCCGGCTTCGTCGAGGGCCACAGTCACATCATGGAAGGCATGATGTGGAATTTGCCCTATGTCGGCGCCGGCGACCGTCGCTCCCCGGAGGGCAAACTCGTCAAAGGCCTGCCGGATATCGAGGCGATTGTCGCGCGTTTGCAGCAGGCCGAAGCGGAGATGACCGATCCCGACGCGCCGCTATTTGCCTGGGGCTTCGATCCCCTGCACATCGGCAGCCATTCGCTGACGCGGCAGGATCTCGACCGCGTCTCCACCACGCGGCTGATCATGGTGGTCCACGCCAGCTTCCACATCAGCAACGTCAACAGCCTGGTGCTGGAGAAGGCCGAGCTGAACCGCACCACCAACATTTCCGGCGTGGTGATCGGCAGCGACGGCGAGCCGTCCGGCGAAGTCCAGGGCATTGCCGCGCGCTTCCGCGTCTTCCGGGTGATGGGCGTCAATCCGCTGTCCGGCAATCTCACCATCGACGACGTCAACCGCTACGCTTCCTCCGCCTGCGTGCAGGGCGTCACCACCATCACCGACCTGCACAATGATCTCGCCGAGCAGACCGTCGAGGTCTATCGCGCCGCCAGCCGGCGCGAGGATTTCTCGGTGCGGCTGGTGCCGGCGCTGGCCTCGGTGTCGCATACGCCGGAACAGGGCATCGAGAAGCTCGCGGCGCTGAAGCTGACGAACAACGACAAGCTGCACTACGGCATCGTCAAACTGGTGGTCGATGGCTCGATCCAGGGCTTTACCGCGCGGCTGCGCTGGCCGGGCTATCATAACGGCGCGCCGAACGGCCTGTGGTACATCGCGCCGGAAGAGTTGCCGGTTATCGTCGAGGCCTATCATCGCGCCGGCGTGCAATTGCACATCCATACCAATGGCGACGAAGCCACCGAAGTGGCGCTCGACGCCGTCGAGGCCGCGCAGATTGCTGCGCCCCAGCCGGACCACCGTCACACGCTACAGCATTGCCAGATGGCCGACGCCGCGCAGTTCCGCCGCATGAAGGCGCTCGGCCTGTGCGTCAATCTGTTTGCCAACCATCTCTATTACTGGGGCGACTCGCATTACGACCTGACGATGGGCCCGGAGCGCGCGCACCGGCTCGACGCCACCGGCACCGCCGAACGCGTCGGCGTGCCCTACGCGATTCATTCCGACGCCCCGGTGACGCCGCTCAGTCCGCTGTTCACCGCATGGTGCGCGGTCAACCGCATCTCGTCCGGCGGCCGCGAACTCGGCAAGGCGACCGAGGCGCTCACGGTGCAGCAGGCGCTGGCCGCAGTCACGATCGGCGCCGCCTACACGCTGAAGATGGACCATCTGGTCGGCAGCATCGAGACCGGCAAATATGCCGACTTCGCGGTACTCGACGAAGATCCGTTCGAGGTCGCGCCCGATGCGATCCGGGACATCGCCGTATGGGGCACCGTGGTCGGTGGTCGTGTCCGCGAGGCGCCCCGCGCATGA
- a CDS encoding NAD(P)/FAD-dependent oxidoreductase produces MTSQAPYDPHYDPLVSASPGRNRRYAPTYWVDTAGTPPEDDGPVSGDIDADVAIIGSGYTGLACAIFLAREFGIKAVVLEANGVAWGCSTRNGGQGQNAAGRLSRSQWIERWGRDIALKLHAEVQDGFETFEELIASGNIDCEPQRGGHLHIAHRQRALDHLAAESRVQNEVFGYKTHMLSAEDVRRDYLNEAEAVGALHEPLGTGVHAARLAFGYQRMARELGAKVHPGSPVLEIMTNGGIHSLRTPGGTVRARAVGIATGAYTAGGLTPALRGRCMPILSNSIVTRPLTPAELDVTGFRTTQVITDTRTLRYYYRLLPDNRVQIGSRSAITGADAAHPRHLQLLIDGLHRKFPALTGIEIDYSWWGWVDVSHDMMPRIFRPDPKQTLFYALGYGGNGVSYSAQAGRRMAQMIGGQRFAAQDLPIFTSPLPPHPFTSFRRIGQRMLYRLYQMRDEAA; encoded by the coding sequence ATGACCTCGCAGGCGCCGTACGATCCGCATTACGATCCGCTGGTCTCCGCCAGCCCCGGCCGCAACCGGCGATACGCGCCGACCTACTGGGTCGACACCGCCGGTACGCCGCCGGAGGATGACGGTCCGGTCAGCGGCGACATCGACGCCGACGTCGCGATTATCGGTTCCGGCTATACGGGTCTGGCCTGCGCGATCTTCCTGGCGCGCGAGTTCGGCATCAAGGCCGTTGTGCTGGAAGCCAACGGCGTCGCCTGGGGCTGCAGCACGCGCAATGGCGGGCAGGGCCAGAACGCCGCCGGCCGGCTGTCGCGCTCGCAATGGATCGAACGCTGGGGCCGCGATATCGCGCTCAAGCTGCACGCCGAGGTGCAGGACGGTTTCGAGACGTTCGAAGAGCTGATTGCCTCCGGCAACATCGACTGCGAGCCGCAGCGCGGCGGGCATCTGCATATCGCGCACCGCCAGCGCGCGCTCGATCATCTCGCGGCGGAATCTCGCGTCCAGAACGAGGTGTTCGGCTACAAGACGCACATGCTGTCGGCCGAAGACGTGCGCCGCGATTATCTCAACGAGGCCGAAGCCGTCGGCGCGCTGCACGAGCCGCTCGGCACCGGCGTACATGCCGCCAGGCTTGCGTTCGGCTATCAACGCATGGCGCGCGAACTCGGCGCCAAAGTGCATCCCGGCAGTCCGGTGCTGGAGATCATGACGAACGGCGGCATCCACTCGCTGCGCACGCCGGGCGGTACCGTGCGCGCCCGCGCCGTCGGCATCGCCACCGGAGCCTATACGGCGGGTGGCCTGACGCCGGCCTTGCGCGGTCGCTGCATGCCGATCCTGTCGAATTCGATCGTGACGCGGCCGTTGACCCCGGCCGAACTCGACGTCACCGGCTTTCGCACCACCCAGGTCATCACCGACACCCGCACGCTGCGCTATTACTATCGCTTGCTGCCGGACAACCGCGTCCAGATCGGCAGCCGCAGCGCCATCACCGGCGCCGACGCCGCGCATCCGCGCCACCTGCAACTGCTGATCGATGGTCTGCACCGCAAGTTTCCGGCCCTGACCGGAATCGAGATCGATTATTCCTGGTGGGGCTGGGTCGATGTCAGCCACGACATGATGCCGCGCATTTTCCGCCCGGACCCGAAGCAGACGCTGTTCTATGCGCTCGGCTACGGCGGCAACGGCGTGTCCTATTCGGCGCAGGCCGGCCGTCGCATGGCGCAGATGATCGGCGGCCAGCGCTTCGCGGCGCAGGACCTGCCGATCTTCACCTCGCCGCTGCCGCCGCACCCGTTCACGTCGTTCCGCCGCATCGGCCAGCGCATGCTGTACCGCCTCTACCAGATGCGCGACGAGGCGGCGTGA
- a CDS encoding alpha/beta fold hydrolase: MDQLFADGTVNASIAGNGPPLVLFHSLLADRGSFERIVPELAKSFRVIVPELPGFGASRAVDGGLAAVADRMAAFLREATAGEYAIVLGNGYGGFVALQMAIRHPGIAKQLVLADCGAAFSEPGREAFRNMAAAARGKGLAAITPVAMRRLFAPEYQEAHPDLMREREAAFLRTDVDVFHAACLSLAGLDLRPELAKVTVPVLVMVGDQDEATPPPMSEELSALLPDARLHVLKGCAHVPPLQAPEAFLDAIAPFLTNGAQTRGA; the protein is encoded by the coding sequence ATGGACCAGCTTTTTGCCGACGGGACCGTGAACGCCAGCATTGCCGGCAATGGTCCGCCGCTGGTGCTGTTTCATTCGCTGCTGGCCGACCGCGGCAGTTTCGAGCGCATCGTGCCCGAGCTCGCGAAGTCGTTTCGCGTGATCGTGCCGGAGCTGCCGGGATTCGGCGCGTCACGCGCCGTCGACGGCGGCCTTGCCGCGGTCGCCGATCGCATGGCCGCCTTCTTGCGCGAGGCGACGGCGGGCGAGTACGCGATCGTGCTCGGCAATGGCTATGGCGGCTTCGTCGCGCTGCAGATGGCGATTCGCCATCCGGGCATCGCCAAACAACTCGTACTGGCGGATTGCGGCGCGGCGTTCTCGGAACCCGGCCGCGAGGCATTTCGCAACATGGCGGCAGCGGCGCGCGGTAAGGGACTGGCCGCGATCACACCGGTGGCGATGCGCCGGCTGTTCGCCCCGGAATATCAGGAGGCGCACCCCGATCTGATGCGCGAACGCGAGGCGGCGTTCCTGCGCACCGACGTCGATGTCTTCCACGCGGCCTGCCTTTCACTGGCGGGGCTCGACCTGCGACCGGAGCTTGCGAAAGTGACCGTGCCTGTCCTGGTGATGGTCGGCGATCAGGACGAAGCGACCCCACCGCCGATGTCCGAAGAACTGAGCGCCCTGCTGCCCGACGCGCGCCTGCACGTGCTGAAAGGCTGCGCCCACGTGCCGCCCCTGCAGGCGCCGGAGGCGTTCCTCGACGCCATCGCGCCATTCCTGACCAACGGCGCGCAGACCCGCGGCGCCTGA
- a CDS encoding GntR family transcriptional regulator — MLLRDNIYDLLRDDILTCRFAPGDDMREQDLAERYAVSRQPVREALLRLEREHLVTVQPRQGYRVNPISLADARDLLRFRLALEPACVAEAIEHAPAAVLTALDEFRTFVGDRQEFITYNRAFHTALAYASGNRRMAVAACDLIGQADRLVRVSLANVKGHDPAQLVTEHADLIDAMQRRDGRAAARIIRAHIQKTEKRVLPALARNAVII; from the coding sequence ATGCTTTTGCGGGATAATATCTACGATCTGCTGCGCGATGATATCCTGACCTGCCGCTTTGCGCCGGGTGATGATATGCGGGAGCAGGACCTCGCCGAGCGTTATGCCGTCAGCCGTCAGCCGGTCCGCGAGGCCTTGCTGCGGCTGGAGCGCGAGCATCTGGTGACGGTGCAGCCGCGACAGGGCTACCGGGTGAACCCGATTTCGCTGGCCGATGCGCGCGACCTTCTGCGCTTCCGGCTGGCGCTGGAGCCCGCCTGCGTCGCCGAGGCGATCGAACACGCGCCCGCCGCGGTGCTGACGGCGCTGGATGAATTCCGCACCTTCGTTGGTGATCGCCAGGAGTTCATCACCTACAACCGCGCCTTCCACACCGCCCTGGCCTATGCGTCCGGCAACCGCCGCATGGCGGTGGCGGCGTGCGACCTGATCGGGCAGGCCGACCGACTGGTCCGCGTCAGCCTCGCCAACGTCAAAGGCCACGATCCCGCGCAGCTCGTGACCGAACATGCCGACCTGATCGACGCGATGCAGCGTCGCGATGGCCGCGCCGCCGCCCGCATCATCCGGGCCCACATCCAGAAGACCGAGAAACGCGTCCTGCCAGCCTTGGCCAGGAACGCCGTCATTATCTAG
- the pdxR gene encoding MocR-like pyridoxine biosynthesis transcription factor PdxR yields the protein MAAEARPVSSGISDGLFWGSLFLDLDRRGPFLQLQIRQMIYAAIEDGRLSLGVRMPSSRELAALLQVSRNTVVIAYEQLVDQNFLVSRERSGYFVAGLPKHMATAASIRPAAIELDAARWSDRYAVRPSTHRNIVKPLNWQDYPYPFIFGQFDPSLFPTNDWRESARAALSVPEINNWARDTIDEDDPALIEELRLQVLPRRGIRARPDEIMMTIGAQHALYLIATLFTKPETRVGLEDPGYPDARNIFGMLTGNIVPLQVDEHGLVPDAEFAGCDLAYVTAGHQCPTTVPMSYARRLDLLKKAQDHDVLLVEDDYESELIAERSVLPPLMSLDRHDRVLYVGSFSKLLAPGLRLGYAVAPAPVIRELRALRRLMLRHPPLNNQRVVALFIGLGHYRSHLARVSRVLLERARVIDRLLPKHLAGCGWLRGAGSTSYWVTCPPGVDAAQLAELARHEGVVIEPGDVFSMVEGAQRRCFRLGFSSIRTDRIEPGLERLGRLIAKMS from the coding sequence ATGGCAGCCGAGGCCCGGCCGGTTTCATCGGGGATCAGCGACGGGCTGTTCTGGGGCTCGTTGTTTCTCGATCTCGATCGCCGCGGCCCGTTTCTGCAACTGCAGATCCGGCAGATGATCTATGCGGCGATCGAGGACGGCCGGCTGTCGCTGGGCGTGCGGATGCCGTCGAGCCGCGAACTGGCGGCCCTGCTGCAGGTGTCGCGCAACACCGTGGTCATTGCCTACGAGCAGTTGGTCGATCAGAACTTTCTGGTGTCGCGCGAACGCTCGGGCTATTTCGTCGCCGGCCTGCCGAAGCATATGGCAACGGCCGCTTCGATCAGGCCTGCGGCGATCGAACTGGACGCCGCGCGCTGGAGCGATCGCTACGCGGTTCGCCCCTCGACCCATCGCAACATCGTCAAGCCGCTGAACTGGCAGGACTACCCGTACCCGTTCATCTTTGGCCAGTTCGATCCCAGCCTGTTCCCGACCAATGACTGGCGCGAAAGCGCGCGTGCGGCGCTCAGCGTTCCGGAGATCAACAACTGGGCGCGCGACACCATCGACGAGGACGATCCCGCGCTGATCGAGGAGCTCCGGCTGCAGGTGCTGCCGCGCCGCGGCATCCGCGCCCGGCCGGACGAAATCATGATGACGATCGGCGCGCAGCATGCGCTGTATCTGATCGCGACCTTGTTCACCAAGCCTGAAACCCGCGTCGGCCTCGAGGATCCCGGCTATCCCGACGCGCGCAACATCTTCGGCATGCTGACCGGCAACATCGTTCCGTTGCAGGTCGATGAGCACGGCCTGGTACCCGACGCCGAATTCGCGGGCTGTGATCTTGCTTATGTCACCGCCGGCCACCAGTGCCCGACGACGGTCCCGATGTCCTATGCGCGCCGGCTCGACCTGCTGAAAAAGGCGCAGGATCACGACGTCCTGCTGGTCGAGGACGATTACGAGAGCGAACTGATCGCGGAAAGAAGCGTGCTGCCACCGCTGATGAGCCTCGATCGCCATGACCGCGTGCTCTATGTCGGCAGCTTCTCCAAATTGCTCGCGCCCGGCTTGCGGCTTGGGTATGCCGTGGCGCCTGCGCCCGTGATCCGCGAATTGCGCGCGCTGCGCCGCCTGATGCTGCGGCATCCGCCGCTCAACAATCAGCGCGTCGTGGCGCTGTTCATCGGCCTCGGCCATTACCGCTCGCATCTCGCGCGGGTTTCGCGCGTGCTGCTGGAGCGCGCCCGCGTCATCGACCGGCTGTTGCCGAAACATCTGGCCGGCTGCGGCTGGCTTCGCGGCGCCGGCAGCACCAGCTACTGGGTAACCTGTCCGCCGGGAGTCGATGCCGCCCAGCTCGCCGAACTGGCGCGCCACGAAGGCGTGGTGATCGAGCCCGGCGACGTGTTCTCGATGGTCGAGGGCGCGCAGCGGCGCTGCTTCCGGCTCGGCTTTTCCTCGATCCGCACCGACCGCATCGAGCCCGGTCTTGAGCGCCTCGGCCGGCTGATCGCGAAAATGTCGTGA